One stretch of Streptomyces peucetius DNA includes these proteins:
- the sepH gene encoding septation protein SepH → MPELRVVAVSNDGTRLVLKAADSTEYTLPIDERLRAAVRNDRARLGQIEIEVESHLRPRDIQARIRAGASAEEVAQLAGIPVERVRRFEGPVLAERAFMAERARKTPVRRPGENTGPQLGEAVQERLLLRGAEKDTVQWDSWRRDDGTWEVLLVYRVAGEPHSASWTYDPPRRLVQAVDDEARALIGEADDTITQEPSFPFVPRIARLPRDRPLDRALDRQIERPAAPSADGDGDDERDSLTSLLEAVPNFRGDMVVPERPVPVEPPAVEPGQEPEAEEEPVAPAASAGAGSAYADVLMPRSVAGHRDRLTGTTDRQAEADGVRPGRRAAVPSWDEIVFGTRRKKQE, encoded by the coding sequence ATGAGCGGCTGCGTGCCGCCGTACGCAACGACCGCGCCCGCCTGGGTCAGATCGAGATCGAGGTGGAGAGCCATCTCCGCCCCCGTGACATCCAGGCGCGGATACGGGCCGGAGCCTCCGCCGAAGAGGTCGCCCAGCTCGCCGGCATCCCCGTCGAACGGGTGCGCCGCTTCGAGGGCCCGGTCCTCGCCGAGCGCGCCTTCATGGCGGAGCGCGCCCGCAAGACTCCTGTACGCCGCCCCGGGGAGAACACCGGCCCGCAGCTGGGCGAGGCCGTGCAGGAGCGGCTGCTGCTGCGCGGCGCCGAGAAAGACACCGTGCAGTGGGACTCGTGGCGCCGCGACGACGGCACCTGGGAGGTCCTGCTGGTCTACCGGGTCGCCGGCGAGCCGCACTCGGCGAGCTGGACCTACGACCCGCCGCGGCGGCTCGTCCAGGCCGTCGACGACGAGGCGCGGGCGCTGATCGGCGAGGCCGACGACACGATCACTCAGGAGCCGAGCTTCCCGTTCGTCCCCCGGATCGCACGACTGCCCAGGGACCGGCCGCTGGACCGCGCCCTCGACCGCCAGATCGAGCGTCCTGCCGCGCCGTCGGCCGACGGGGACGGCGACGACGAGCGGGACTCGCTGACCAGCCTGCTGGAGGCCGTGCCCAACTTCCGCGGCGACATGGTCGTACCGGAACGGCCCGTTCCCGTCGAGCCGCCCGCCGTCGAGCCCGGGCAGGAGCCGGAGGCCGAGGAGGAGCCGGTGGCTCCTGCCGCGTCCGCCGGCGCCGGGTCCGCGTACGCGGACGTGCTGATGCCGCGCTCCGTGGCCGGCCACCGTGACCGGCTGACCGGCACCACGGACCGGCAGGCCGAGGCGGACGGCGTCCGCCCCGGCCGCCGCGCCGCCGTACCGAGCTGGGACGAGATCGTCTTCGGCACCCGCCGTAAGAAACAGGAGTGA